In Hymenobacter sublimis, a single genomic region encodes these proteins:
- a CDS encoding YihY/virulence factor BrkB family protein has protein sequence MATHYRFSDIIGILKTTASEFMVNNSLRHAAALSYYTIFSLPPLLLIVITVASSVYGHDAVTGQVYGQMKGLVGADSAKFLQDSIAEFTKQQKGGIATAIGIGTLVFAATTFFVTLQESINDIWNLRVNTVGIGIGQFIKQRFLSFGLILSVALLLLVSFVISAVLSAFTGKLQQWFPEIGVVVIRLVDFALSLGVTTLLFALIYRFLPDAVIRWRDVGVGAFITALLFVLGKFLIAFYIAKANPGSAFGAAGSAIVLLVWVNYSSLIIFFGAEFTQEFADAFGQKVQPKAHAVRIETREVPAGETKEEISTGRPRSEGRWKN, from the coding sequence ATGGCCACGCACTACCGCTTTTCCGACATTATTGGTATCTTAAAGACTACCGCGAGCGAGTTTATGGTGAACAACTCCCTGCGTCACGCAGCGGCCCTGTCGTATTACACCATTTTCTCCCTGCCTCCGCTGCTGCTCATCGTCATTACGGTAGCCAGCTCCGTGTATGGTCATGATGCCGTAACGGGCCAGGTGTACGGGCAAATGAAGGGCTTGGTCGGGGCTGATTCCGCCAAGTTTCTGCAGGACAGCATTGCCGAGTTTACCAAGCAGCAAAAAGGTGGTATTGCTACTGCCATCGGAATTGGCACCCTGGTTTTTGCCGCTACTACCTTCTTCGTGACCTTGCAGGAAAGCATCAACGACATCTGGAATTTGCGGGTCAACACCGTAGGTATTGGCATTGGGCAGTTCATCAAGCAGCGCTTTCTTTCGTTTGGGCTTATTCTGAGCGTGGCCCTATTGCTGCTCGTTTCCTTTGTGATTAGTGCCGTACTCAGCGCCTTTACCGGCAAGTTGCAGCAGTGGTTTCCCGAAATTGGGGTGGTGGTTATCCGGTTAGTTGACTTCGCCTTGTCGCTGGGCGTCACAACCCTGCTGTTCGCCCTGATCTACCGCTTTCTGCCCGATGCCGTTATCCGGTGGCGCGACGTAGGCGTGGGAGCTTTCATTACGGCCCTGCTGTTCGTACTAGGCAAGTTTCTGATTGCCTTCTACATTGCTAAGGCGAATCCGGGCTCCGCTTTTGGGGCCGCCGGCTCGGCCATTGTTTTACTGGTGTGGGTGAACTACTCCTCGCTCATTATCTTTTTCGGGGCCGAGTTTACCCAGGAGTTTGCCGATGCCTTTGGCCAGAAAGTGCAGCCTAAGGCCCACGCCGTCCGCATTGAAACCCGCGAGGTGCCGGCGGGCGAAACCAAGGAAGAAATCAGCACCGGCCGCCCCCGCTCCGAGGGCCGCTGGAAGAACTAG
- the rlmN gene encoding 23S rRNA (adenine(2503)-C(2))-methyltransferase RlmN — protein sequence MIDLPVVSKRDIRKLTPDELKAFMVEHGEKPFRAKQVLEWLWKNTAGSFEEMNNISLATRELLARHFVINGVQVQNSQLSNDGTIKSAFRLHDGNIVEGVLIPHDTRMTACISSQVGCSLTCKFCATGYMERKRNLDAAEIYDQVVRIREQCEAQYGTPLTNIVYMGMGEPLLNYANVVKSIERITAPDGLNMAPRRITVSTAGIAKMIKKLADDGVKANLALSLHAPNDAKRNEIMPINEANSLASLKDALKHYHQVTGRKVTYEYIVFESFNDTLQDAEELFQISKWIPCKVNLIEYNPIENADYVNTADDKLMAFHKYLADRGVQTNVRRSRGKDIDAACGQLAVKEKAEA from the coding sequence ATGATTGACCTGCCCGTAGTTTCGAAGCGCGATATTCGCAAACTCACCCCCGACGAGCTCAAGGCCTTTATGGTGGAGCACGGTGAAAAACCGTTCCGGGCCAAGCAGGTACTGGAGTGGCTGTGGAAGAATACAGCCGGCTCGTTCGAGGAAATGAACAACATTTCCTTGGCCACGCGCGAACTGTTGGCCCGGCACTTTGTCATCAACGGCGTGCAAGTGCAAAACTCCCAGCTTTCCAACGACGGCACCATCAAATCGGCTTTCCGCTTGCACGATGGCAACATTGTGGAGGGCGTGCTCATCCCGCACGACACGCGCATGACCGCCTGCATTAGCTCGCAGGTGGGCTGCTCCCTGACGTGCAAGTTCTGCGCTACCGGCTACATGGAGCGCAAGCGCAACCTTGATGCGGCCGAAATCTACGATCAGGTAGTGCGCATTCGGGAGCAGTGTGAGGCCCAGTACGGTACGCCGCTCACCAACATCGTGTACATGGGCATGGGCGAGCCGCTATTGAACTACGCCAACGTGGTGAAAAGCATTGAGCGCATCACGGCCCCTGACGGCCTGAACATGGCCCCGCGCCGCATCACCGTCAGCACCGCCGGTATTGCCAAGATGATAAAAAAGCTGGCCGACGACGGCGTGAAGGCTAACCTGGCCCTCTCCCTGCACGCCCCGAACGATGCCAAGCGCAACGAAATCATGCCTATCAACGAAGCCAACTCCCTGGCCTCGCTGAAGGATGCGCTCAAACACTACCACCAGGTAACGGGCCGCAAGGTGACCTACGAGTACATTGTGTTTGAGAGCTTCAACGACACGCTGCAGGACGCCGAGGAGCTGTTCCAGATTTCAAAGTGGATTCCCTGCAAGGTGAACCTCATCGAGTACAACCCCATCGAAAACGCCGACTACGTCAACACCGCCGACGATAAGCTGATGGCCTTCCACAAGTACCTGGCCGACCGGGGTGTGCAAACCAACGTGCGCCGCTCCCGCGGTAAGGACATTGATGCCGCCTGCGGACAGCTGGCCGTAAAAGAAAAAGCAGAGGCATAG
- a CDS encoding thioesterase family protein: MARVKVQLPDSYLLTIEIPIRITDLNYGAHLGNDALLSILHEARVQFLRHLGHAEYDPTTGLGHIMADVAIEYKGEGFQGDILHIQMAATDLNKYGFDLVYWVKNQTGREIARAKTGMLGFNYNTRQLLPLSEEYAARLRGE; the protein is encoded by the coding sequence ATGGCCCGCGTAAAAGTCCAGCTTCCCGATTCCTACTTGCTTACCATCGAAATTCCCATCCGTATCACCGACCTCAACTATGGGGCTCACCTCGGCAACGATGCCCTGCTGAGCATCCTGCACGAGGCCCGGGTGCAGTTTCTGCGCCACTTAGGCCACGCAGAGTACGACCCCACTACGGGCCTGGGTCATATCATGGCCGATGTGGCCATTGAGTACAAGGGCGAAGGATTTCAGGGCGACATTCTTCACATTCAGATGGCCGCCACCGACCTCAATAAGTACGGCTTCGACCTCGTGTACTGGGTAAAAAATCAAACCGGTCGCGAAATTGCCCGGGCTAAAACCGGCATGCTCGGCTTCAACTACAACACCCGCCAGCTGCTACCCCTCAGCGAAGAATACGCCGCCCGGCTGCGCGGTGAGTGA
- the mnmD gene encoding tRNA (5-methylaminomethyl-2-thiouridine)(34)-methyltransferase MnmD yields MSTPYVEVRATADGSSTLYVPALNEHYHSTHGALQEARHVYLAAGLEPALAASTTLVWVLEIGFGTGLNALLTLERSLSTNCTIFYDTIEKFPLPWEVVSQLNTENYLSGPELLDYQHQLHAATWNRPIDLTPNFKLLKRSGELQATALPQDTYQVIYFDAFAPEKQPDMWTDEVFAQLYQATAPGGVLVSYCAKGSFKRSLKAAGWLVEKIPGPPGKREMTRAWKVR; encoded by the coding sequence ATGTCTACGCCCTACGTTGAAGTTCGCGCTACCGCCGATGGCTCCAGCACCCTGTACGTACCCGCGCTTAATGAGCACTACCACAGCACGCACGGGGCCCTGCAAGAGGCTCGACACGTGTACCTAGCAGCGGGTCTAGAGCCGGCTTTGGCCGCCAGTACCACGCTGGTATGGGTGCTGGAAATCGGGTTTGGCACCGGCCTGAACGCCCTGCTGACTCTGGAGCGTAGCCTCAGCACTAACTGCACCATCTTCTACGATACCATTGAGAAGTTTCCGCTGCCGTGGGAGGTAGTAAGCCAGCTGAACACGGAAAACTACCTTTCCGGCCCCGAGCTGCTCGACTACCAGCACCAATTGCACGCCGCCACCTGGAACCGGCCTATCGACCTGACGCCCAATTTCAAGCTGCTCAAGCGTTCTGGGGAACTTCAAGCCACAGCCCTACCTCAGGATACCTATCAGGTGATTTATTTTGATGCCTTCGCCCCCGAAAAGCAGCCAGACATGTGGACCGACGAGGTGTTCGCGCAACTCTACCAGGCCACCGCGCCCGGCGGCGTGCTGGTGAGCTACTGCGCCAAAGGCTCCTTTAAGCGCAGTCTCAAGGCGGCCGGCTGGTTAGTCGAAAAAATTCCCGGCCCGCCCGGCAAGCGCGAAATGACTCGGGCCTGGAAAGTGAGGTAA
- a CDS encoding DUF2157 domain-containing protein: protein MSRKLLETDGQEWVQKGIITETQREQLLALYPIDTAAIGLLPLLGSLLVGLSALSVVAANWQGLPELVRLGLLLGALCGAYAGGEYFRRRGNDNLGMGLLALGLILFGASIVLTSQLYQLIGYDLTGLLAWAVAGMGLTWLYRSRLLFLMTAIISGIVQGYNTGQLGAFSYLTAAGTALGLGYYWWRRPDALLGGVLATGLLWQAALLISHLHVKITWFFIPAMLVYAFGDWQPDRPAGRALQGPPLVAAFLFTLGLALFGESDFYAGQLRAPLLPYVAALGSVLALSVLGKRRRGRLGSLTDWLLLLPGFYFTGGLALAVATLVVLYAYSGAVLLRAHQEQNQDRVTLGTVLFILTTAVAYFKLTWGFIDKSVFFLLGGLLLLGLSWWLRRRAARTFSSSSPTKP, encoded by the coding sequence ATGAGTCGCAAACTGTTAGAAACCGACGGGCAGGAATGGGTGCAAAAGGGTATTATCACGGAGACGCAGCGGGAGCAGCTGCTCGCCCTTTACCCCATTGATACGGCTGCTATTGGCCTGCTACCCCTACTGGGCAGCCTACTAGTTGGCCTGAGTGCCCTGAGCGTAGTAGCGGCCAACTGGCAAGGCTTGCCGGAGCTGGTACGGCTGGGGCTGCTGCTCGGGGCTTTGTGCGGGGCCTACGCCGGGGGCGAGTATTTCCGGCGGCGCGGCAACGACAACCTGGGCATGGGCCTGTTGGCCTTGGGGCTAATTCTATTCGGGGCCAGTATTGTGCTGACCAGCCAGCTTTACCAACTGATCGGCTACGACCTCACGGGCTTGCTAGCCTGGGCCGTGGCGGGCATGGGCCTAACGTGGCTGTACCGCAGCCGCCTGCTGTTCCTGATGACGGCCATTATCAGCGGCATTGTGCAGGGCTACAACACAGGACAGCTCGGGGCCTTCAGCTACCTCACGGCCGCGGGCACGGCGTTGGGCCTGGGCTACTACTGGTGGCGCCGCCCCGATGCCCTGCTAGGCGGAGTGCTGGCCACGGGCTTGCTCTGGCAGGCCGCTCTGCTCATCAGTCATTTGCACGTAAAAATCACCTGGTTTTTTATTCCCGCCATGCTGGTGTATGCCTTCGGCGACTGGCAGCCCGACCGGCCGGCGGGGCGGGCCTTGCAGGGCCCCCCGCTGGTAGCGGCTTTCCTGTTCACCCTGGGGCTGGCCTTGTTTGGCGAATCGGATTTTTACGCCGGGCAGCTGCGGGCGCCGCTGCTACCTTACGTGGCGGCTTTGGGCAGCGTGCTGGCGCTTTCGGTGCTGGGCAAGCGGCGGCGGGGCCGCCTGGGCAGCCTCACCGACTGGTTACTGCTACTGCCGGGGTTTTACTTTACCGGCGGGCTGGCTTTAGCCGTGGCCACGCTGGTAGTGCTCTATGCCTACTCTGGGGCGGTACTGCTGCGGGCCCACCAGGAGCAAAATCAGGACCGCGTGACTCTAGGCACTGTTCTGTTTATCCTGACCACGGCTGTGGCGTACTTTAAGCTGACTTGGGGCTTTATTGACAAGTCGGTGTTTTTCCTGCTGGGGGGACTACTGCTACTGGGGCTGAGCTGGTGGCTGCGGCGCCGCGCGGCCCGCACTTTTTCCTCATCAAGCCCTACCAAGCCATGA
- a CDS encoding GDYXXLXY domain-containing protein: protein MSHPTPTAAHSAAPSLQGSTTPLLELSEGSRRRGMRWLVLAQVVFVLGVAAAGYATAALGRTVVLRTRPVDPRDLLYGDYVNLRYHVSELPGSLWRGSAMPRRHDAAYVLLEPQPDGTYEATGLFPEKPATVGRQAVLRGSVQDVWRRGIRLRYGLERYYVPEDMGRKLEQRQSLRVQVSIAPWGQARITKVETSPE from the coding sequence ATGAGCCACCCTACTCCTACTGCGGCGCACTCTGCCGCTCCTTCCCTCCAAGGAAGCACAACGCCCCTACTGGAACTGTCGGAGGGTAGCCGGCGGCGCGGAATGCGGTGGCTGGTGCTGGCTCAGGTGGTGTTCGTGTTAGGGGTAGCTGCTGCTGGCTACGCTACTGCCGCTCTGGGGCGCACCGTGGTGCTGCGCACCCGACCCGTAGACCCACGCGACCTGCTGTACGGCGACTACGTAAACCTGCGCTACCATGTGAGCGAGCTGCCCGGCAGCCTGTGGCGGGGCTCAGCCATGCCCCGCCGCCACGATGCAGCCTACGTACTGCTAGAGCCCCAACCTGATGGCACCTACGAAGCCACCGGCCTTTTTCCCGAGAAGCCCGCCACAGTGGGGCGCCAAGCCGTGCTGCGGGGCTCCGTGCAGGATGTATGGCGGCGCGGCATTCGGTTGCGCTACGGCCTAGAGCGGTATTACGTGCCCGAGGACATGGGCCGGAAACTAGAGCAGCGCCAGAGCCTGCGGGTGCAAGTCAGCATAGCCCCCTGGGGGCAAGCCCGCATCACCAAGGTTGAAACGAGCCCGGAATAG
- a CDS encoding ExbD/TolR family protein, whose amino-acid sequence MAEIQASPVTRGGKPRAKKIAFRLDMTPMVDLAFLLLTFFMLTTTFNKPTVMDLAMPVKPDVDEPDSAVPTKKALTLILGKNSQVHYFFGLNTPAGTPNEPRPTLYTTNFSDAGLRQVLLKRQRQQPAPVILIKTSEGAKYHDLIDALDEMNITDQKKYALVEMERADEDLLRSSNL is encoded by the coding sequence ATGGCCGAGATTCAAGCATCACCCGTAACCCGTGGCGGCAAACCCCGCGCGAAGAAAATTGCCTTTCGTCTCGACATGACACCCATGGTCGACTTGGCTTTTCTGCTGCTTACCTTCTTCATGCTGACAACTACCTTTAACAAGCCGACGGTAATGGACTTGGCCATGCCCGTAAAGCCGGATGTTGATGAGCCTGATTCCGCAGTGCCAACGAAAAAGGCATTGACCTTGATTTTGGGCAAGAACAGCCAAGTGCATTACTTTTTCGGGCTGAACACGCCAGCAGGTACGCCCAACGAGCCGCGCCCTACTCTGTACACCACCAATTTTAGTGATGCTGGCCTGCGCCAAGTACTTCTAAAACGCCAACGCCAGCAGCCTGCCCCTGTAATTCTGATTAAAACCAGCGAGGGTGCCAAATATCATGACCTGATAGATGCCCTGGATGAAATGAACATCACAGACCAGAAAAAATATGCCCTGGTAGAAATGGAGCGGGCCGATGAGGATTTGCTCCGCAGCAGTAATCTGTAG
- a CDS encoding 5-formyltetrahydrofolate cyclo-ligase, with amino-acid sequence MLKADLRREALARRRELPPQELARRSEALWQQLRQAFPLQAWQWLHVFLPIPRQQEPDTWPLLRQLWAELPTLRIAVPVVQSDGQTLRHHHLTPETQLRTNRWGISEPVGAEEVQPAQLDAVLIPLLAFDETGHRVGYGKGFYDRFLLECRPDALRIGVGLEPPVPRILDVWEGDTRLHACLTPERVWRFT; translated from the coding sequence ATGCTGAAAGCCGACCTCCGCCGCGAGGCCCTAGCACGCCGCCGCGAGTTACCCCCGCAGGAGTTGGCCCGCCGTAGCGAAGCGCTGTGGCAGCAGCTACGTCAAGCATTTCCCCTGCAAGCCTGGCAGTGGCTGCATGTATTCCTACCTATTCCTCGGCAGCAGGAGCCCGATACGTGGCCGTTACTTCGGCAGCTGTGGGCTGAGCTGCCGACGTTACGGATAGCCGTGCCGGTAGTCCAGTCCGACGGTCAAACGCTGCGCCATCATCATCTTACGCCCGAGACGCAGCTACGCACTAACCGCTGGGGAATCTCGGAGCCGGTTGGGGCCGAAGAAGTGCAGCCGGCCCAGCTTGATGCCGTACTGATTCCCCTGCTGGCCTTCGACGAAACCGGCCACCGCGTGGGCTACGGCAAAGGCTTCTACGACCGATTTCTGCTGGAATGCCGCCCCGACGCGCTACGGATTGGGGTAGGCCTGGAGCCACCCGTGCCCCGCATCCTGGACGTTTGGGAAGGCGATACGCGCCTGCACGCCTGCCTCACGCCGGAGCGAGTGTGGCGATTTACGTAG
- the bshC gene encoding bacillithiol biosynthesis cysteine-adding enzyme BshC, whose amino-acid sequence MSVTTLRYADTGAFSSLLTDYLARHEALAPFYHRFPALDEFAAQIEEKRASYTPEARQRLVDALRAQYATLPTVHPAVQANLDLLRQETTFTVTTGHQLNLLTGPLYFVYKIVTAVKLSRQLKEKYPQYDFVPLYWMATEDHDFAEINHFNLFGKKYEWNAAETGGPVGRLKLDGMKEALLDHLPADVPALFRQAYEEADTLAAATRRLTHDLFGELGLVSLDADTPALKQALVPVLEKEVEAQASHRAVQQANARLEAAGYKPQVYSRPLNLFFLTDTGKRERLEYDAAQDCAQITVRNTERCHSQAELLELVRQHPEQFSPNVVLRPLYQELLLPNLCYIGGGAEVAYWFQLKGVFEENGVPFPILLPRNSAQYVGKASAGKLRKLGLTSTDIFRPLPELKKQVGATLGQEEVSLQEQQKQLAAAFQAVSALAQRLDPTLVKTVAAEQQKVTGIVAGLEKRLSKAAEAKHETAYNQLTALKDKLMPGGHLQERTDNVLSILINNPQFIQQLVEAFDPLALEFTVLEEE is encoded by the coding sequence ATGTCCGTCACGACCCTACGTTACGCCGATACCGGCGCGTTTTCTTCCCTGCTGACCGATTACCTGGCCCGGCACGAAGCCCTGGCTCCGTTTTATCACCGCTTCCCGGCCCTCGATGAATTTGCGGCGCAGATAGAGGAAAAGCGCGCTTCCTATACGCCCGAGGCGCGGCAACGGCTGGTAGACGCCTTGCGGGCGCAGTACGCTACGCTACCTACCGTGCATCCCGCCGTGCAAGCCAACCTCGACTTGCTCCGCCAGGAAACGACGTTCACCGTCACTACCGGCCACCAGCTCAACCTGCTCACTGGGCCCTTGTACTTTGTGTACAAGATTGTTACGGCAGTGAAATTGAGTCGGCAGCTCAAGGAAAAATATCCGCAGTACGACTTCGTGCCCCTGTACTGGATGGCTACGGAGGACCACGATTTCGCTGAAATCAACCACTTTAACCTGTTCGGCAAAAAGTACGAATGGAACGCCGCCGAAACCGGTGGGCCGGTAGGCCGGCTGAAGCTGGACGGTATGAAGGAAGCCTTGCTCGACCATTTGCCCGCCGATGTGCCGGCCCTATTTCGCCAGGCGTACGAAGAAGCCGACACCTTAGCCGCCGCTACCCGCCGACTCACCCACGACCTATTCGGCGAGCTGGGTCTGGTAAGCCTGGATGCCGATACGCCAGCCCTGAAGCAAGCGTTGGTACCCGTGCTCGAAAAAGAAGTTGAGGCGCAGGCTTCTCACCGCGCCGTACAGCAGGCCAACGCCCGGCTGGAAGCGGCCGGCTACAAGCCCCAGGTGTACTCGCGCCCGCTTAACCTGTTCTTCCTCACCGACACCGGCAAGCGGGAGCGGCTGGAGTACGATGCTGCCCAGGACTGCGCCCAGATTACGGTACGCAATACAGAGCGTTGCCACAGCCAGGCCGAGCTGTTGGAGCTGGTGCGGCAGCACCCGGAGCAGTTCAGCCCCAATGTAGTACTGCGCCCACTCTACCAGGAACTGTTGCTACCCAACCTCTGCTACATTGGCGGCGGGGCCGAAGTAGCGTACTGGTTTCAACTAAAAGGGGTGTTTGAAGAAAATGGCGTGCCCTTTCCCATTCTGCTACCCCGCAACTCGGCCCAGTACGTGGGCAAGGCTAGCGCCGGCAAATTGCGCAAGCTGGGCTTGACCTCCACGGACATTTTCCGGCCGCTGCCGGAGCTGAAAAAACAAGTAGGTGCCACGTTGGGGCAAGAAGAAGTCAGCCTGCAGGAGCAACAAAAGCAGCTAGCCGCTGCCTTCCAAGCCGTGTCGGCCCTGGCCCAGCGCCTCGACCCCACGCTAGTGAAAACGGTAGCCGCCGAGCAGCAAAAGGTAACGGGCATCGTAGCGGGGCTGGAGAAGCGCTTGAGCAAAGCCGCCGAAGCCAAGCACGAAACGGCCTACAATCAGCTCACGGCCCTCAAAGACAAGCTCATGCCCGGCGGCCACCTGCAGGAGCGCACCGACAACGTGCTGAGCATCCTGATTAACAACCCGCAGTTTATTCAGCAGCTGGTGGAAGCTTTCGACCCGCTGGCTCTGGAGTTTACGGTGTTGGAAGAGGAGTAG
- the rimO gene encoding 30S ribosomal protein S12 methylthiotransferase RimO: protein MKVRSQQANKVNVITLGCSKNLVDSEVMMGQLRANQFEVTHEADTSDANIVIINTCGFIDNAKQESIDTILRYADEKEAGRLEKLYVTGCLSQRYKDDLEKEIPQVDAYFGTLELPQLMKKLEADYKHELVGERLLTTPAHYAYFKIAEGCNRPCSFCAIPLMRGKHQDRPIEDLVKEAKRLASMGTKELILIAQDLTYYGLQHYGERKLADLMRHLSDVNGIDWIRLQYAYPSQFPMDALDVMNERENICKYLDMPLQHVSDNMLKTMRRGISKRRTVELVDTIRQRVPDIALRTTLIAGHPGETQQDFEELYRFVEDTRFDRLGIFTYSHEDNTHSYTLEDNVPAEEKQHRADQIMELQQGISMELNEEKVGQTHKVLFDRKESGYFVGRTQFDSPEVDNEVLVPATKDTYVRLGDFAQVQITEASDFDLYGKLI, encoded by the coding sequence ATGAAAGTAAGAAGCCAACAGGCCAATAAAGTCAACGTTATTACCCTGGGCTGCTCCAAAAACCTCGTCGATTCGGAGGTGATGATGGGCCAGCTCCGCGCCAACCAGTTTGAGGTAACGCACGAAGCCGACACGAGCGACGCCAACATCGTCATTATCAACACCTGCGGCTTTATTGACAACGCCAAGCAGGAGAGCATTGACACTATTCTGCGCTACGCCGACGAGAAGGAAGCCGGCCGCCTGGAAAAACTCTACGTGACGGGCTGCCTGTCGCAGCGCTACAAGGATGACCTGGAAAAGGAAATTCCGCAGGTGGATGCCTACTTCGGCACCCTGGAATTGCCCCAACTGATGAAAAAGCTGGAAGCCGACTACAAGCACGAGCTGGTGGGTGAGCGGCTGCTGACGACCCCCGCCCACTACGCCTACTTCAAGATTGCCGAAGGCTGTAACCGTCCGTGCTCGTTCTGCGCCATTCCGCTCATGCGCGGCAAGCACCAGGACCGCCCCATCGAGGACCTCGTGAAGGAAGCGAAGCGCTTGGCTTCCATGGGTACGAAGGAGTTGATTCTGATTGCCCAAGATTTGACCTACTACGGCCTGCAGCACTACGGCGAACGGAAGCTAGCCGACCTGATGCGCCACCTTTCCGATGTAAACGGCATCGACTGGATCCGGCTGCAGTACGCCTACCCCTCCCAGTTCCCCATGGATGCCCTAGACGTGATGAACGAGCGGGAGAACATCTGCAAGTACTTGGATATGCCCCTGCAGCACGTTTCCGATAACATGCTGAAAACCATGCGACGGGGCATCAGCAAGCGCCGCACCGTGGAGCTAGTGGACACCATCCGCCAGCGCGTGCCCGACATTGCCCTGCGCACGACCCTTATTGCCGGCCACCCCGGCGAAACCCAGCAGGACTTCGAGGAGCTGTACCGTTTCGTGGAGGATACTCGCTTTGACCGCCTGGGCATCTTCACGTATTCCCACGAGGACAACACCCACTCCTACACCCTCGAGGACAACGTGCCCGCCGAGGAAAAGCAGCACCGTGCCGACCAGATCATGGAGCTGCAGCAGGGGATTTCCATGGAGCTGAACGAGGAAAAAGTAGGCCAGACCCATAAAGTTCTCTTCGACCGGAAGGAAAGTGGCTACTTCGTGGGTCGGACCCAGTTCGATTCGCCTGAAGTAGATAACGAAGTGCTGGTGCCTGCCACCAAAGACACCTACGTGCGCCTCGGCGACTTCGCCCAAGTGCAGATAACCGAGGCGTCTGACTTTGACCTGTATGGCAAGCTGATCTAG
- a CDS encoding DUF6252 family protein, with the protein MLYFMFTSFLGSYPRLGLLPLLGSALLLAQCKKKEVEPQLPPETTTGAMTFGCKVDGHVFTPRNGQGQEGLYVQYVNLGTGPQGGCYLNIPAADWKATPIKAVSITTDSLLVEEGKTYAFKNSKGTVHAFYAEGGKHQKLDSDEGELTITRFDATQRILSGRFHFVGTNQTTRKQVRVTEGRFDVRF; encoded by the coding sequence GTGCTTTATTTTATGTTTACCTCATTCCTTGGATCGTATCCGCGCCTGGGTTTGCTACCCCTGCTAGGTTCAGCTTTGCTGCTGGCGCAGTGCAAGAAGAAAGAAGTCGAGCCGCAGCTTCCACCCGAAACTACGACCGGGGCCATGACCTTCGGCTGCAAAGTAGATGGTCACGTCTTCACGCCGCGCAATGGACAAGGCCAAGAGGGCCTATACGTGCAATACGTCAATCTGGGCACCGGGCCACAGGGGGGCTGTTACTTGAATATTCCAGCAGCAGACTGGAAGGCAACCCCGATCAAGGCAGTGAGCATCACCACGGATAGTCTGTTGGTCGAGGAAGGTAAAACGTATGCGTTTAAAAACAGCAAAGGCACGGTACACGCCTTTTATGCCGAAGGAGGTAAACATCAGAAACTAGATTCCGACGAAGGAGAGCTTACGATTACCCGCTTTGATGCCACGCAACGAATCCTGTCGGGTCGATTTCATTTTGTTGGGACTAATCAAACGACTCGCAAGCAAGTTCGCGTCACGGAAGGGCGGTTTGATGTACGGTTTTAG